TGGTGGAGGGTCATGGACAGCGCGTAGTGCAGGTCGTGGTACAAGTTGGCGCCCGTGCTGACTATCCAGTCCACGAAACCGTTTTCCATGAGGGTGATGATCGCGCCGCCCAGGCCGGCCGGCGTCAGGGCGCCAGCGAGGGTCATTCCCACGGTGACCTCGTTGTCGGGGTGAAGCATGTGGCGCCCGTAAAGGCGGGCGGCCTCGGAGAGGCGGGCCGCGTTGTAGGCCTGGAAATGCCTGTCGACCAGGTCGGCGACGCTCGTGCCGGCCTTGAACTGATGGGGGTGGATCTGCTTGCCGCGCAGGTACTGGTTGCTCATCCCGCCAGTTTACCGCGCGCGGATGCCCGGAAAGCGCAGGCCGATTTCCGAGACCACGCGCGCACCTTCGGCCTCGTCGAGGCCTTCTCCGAACGTCAGCGCGGTATCGCCCGCTTGCAGCACCAGGGTAGGCTGCGGGGCGTTGGGCAGCCCGGAGACACCTGCCGAGAAGCTGTCGAAGTCCGGCTGCCACCATGGGCGCTTGCGCGTCTCGAACGGGAAGTAGCGCAGGCCGTGGGCGCCGGGCCTGGGTACGCGCCGCGTGCGGGTCAGGAAGCGCTCGCCCCAGGCCCCGCCCACCGGCACGCCGAGCGACACCGAGATCCACCGCTGATCGACCGTGATGCGCTCGACCGAGCACAGGGCCCACAGTACCTGCCGCACCGACACGGCGAGCATGATCAACGCGAAGCCCGCAGCCAGCCACTCGGCGACCTCGAAGCCCTGCTCGGGGGCGAACGCCGCCAGGGCGAAGCCGAAGACGAGCACCATGAAGCCGAAATGCAGCGCGTACATCCAGTTGCGCGGCTGCGAGATGTCGATGCGCACTCCGGCCGGAATTGGCGTGACGACTATCTTGCGCGGCCGCCGGCGCGCCTCTCGCGCCCGCCTCACCCGCGCGCCAGCCAGTCTCCGCCTGGGATCGGCGCAAAGCGCGGCGCCAGTCGCTCGCGCCGCACCAGGTAGGCCAGGGCCTTCGAACCGTCCGCCAGGTCTATGGCCACACGGCGATAAAGGTGCGGGCAGTCCTCGTAGCGGTCGAGCACGGGCAGCAGATCGGGCGGCACCGCGTACACCTCGCCAGCCACCGCCGTTTTCCCCCCGTCGGCCATGGCGGGGAATGCCCCGAGGTCGAGAAGTTCGTAGCGGGGAGCCGTGCGCGCCTCGGCCACGAAGCGGGCGCCTTCCAGCATGCCCTGCGCCGGTTGCCCGCGCCGCAGCGTGCCGTAGACGAAGAGCAGGACCTCCGACTCCCCGTCCACCCTACTTCTTGCTGTCGATCAGGCGGTTGTACGCGTCGATGGCTTCCTGGGCTTCCTCGTAGCTGAACAGCCGCCCCGGCTCGCCGAAGGGATCCCGCACGAAGCTCTGCTGGTACGGCCCCGCCGCCAACGCGCCCAGCAGCACGCCGGCGGCGGCGACGGCGATGCCGGCGCGGCCGACGTTTTCGTCGCGGAACTCCTTCTCGCCGCTATCGAGCGTGACGCGCCCGTAGCCGTAACCGACCATGGCCCCGCCGACACCCGGCGCGCCGACCAGCAAAGCCAGCGACAGGCTGTTCCAGAACGCCGCGTTGGCCCGCCGGAACCTGACCTTCTCCATGAAGGCCGGCGCAGACATGCTGCCCTCGATCAGCTCCAGGAAACGGTCTTCGGCCAGGGGAATCTGCCCCTTGGTCACCAGCAGGCGCCGCGTGGCTTGCCCCGGCGCGGCCGCCGAACCCTCGCGAGCTTCCTGGATGTTGAGATACAGGTGCGGATCGGCGCCCTTGAGCGGGATAACTGTCTGCGCACCGGCGACGGTCGGCGAGAACAGGAGGGCGACTGCAAGGGCCAGGCTCAGGATGCGCATGGCCCCGATATCACGGCTTGCCGCCGCTGACGAAATAGGGGAACGCGCCGGTCTGGTCGCAGATGTAGACGGCATAGCCCTTCACGGTCTTGCGCCCATGGGTGGACAGGTCGCCGGCCGAGAACGCCGTGCCGTACGACCAGGTCTTGTTCTCCTGGTCGTAGTCGTACACCATCCCGCCCACCATCGTCGGATGCGGCGCCTTCTGGGCGTCTGCCGCGCTCCCCGAGGCCGGGTGGGTGGCGAAGCCAGTGAACTGGAACTTGTCGGTCTCGGTGCGGTTGGCCACGCCGTTGCCCAGGTCGGCGTCGCCTGGCTTGAAGTCGGTGCCGATCACGCCGCCCCACGGGCTCTTGTTCCAGTCGTCGGGCCGCTTCTTCTTCCACCAGACGTTGATGTCGTCCAGGCGCGACGGGTACTGCCCGGCGTTGGCGCTGGCCGACTCCTCGATCAGCTGCTGGAGCGCGCTGACCTTGGACTGTGCTCGCGAGTTGCCGGCTGACGCCTTGGCCTGGTTGTAGACCAGGACGGCGCCGGCGATGATGATGACGCCGATGACGATGGCGAGGGTGACTTCGATGAGCGTGAAGCCAGCGCGAGTTTTTCGAATCACTTTCTTCCAGTACCCCAAGCCAGGGCTTGATCCAACCCCAGCTGGGCGAGCTTGGCCAACTTGGCGTCGTTGAAGACGTTGTCGGGATCCTTCTGGAAGCGATCGCGCTCCTGGACCGTGTCGTCGGGGTGGTGCAGGTACTTGTGCAGCGGCTCGGCGTAGAAGAGCACCGCCTGGATGCCGGCGCGGCGGAACGCCGCGTGGTCGCTCGTGGCGCCGGGCGGCAGCTCCTGCGCATGGACGCCGTGGGGGCGGTGCTCGACGAAGGACCGGAATTGCGTGGTCATGCGGTACCGGGCGGCCAATCGCTCTATTTCGGCCCGGAGCTCGGGAGACGTGGCGCCGGCGGTATCGGTATCGAACTTGTCGGGCTGGCCGTTGGCGATGACGTCCAGGGCCACCATCCCCTTGATCTGCTTGAGGCCGATGGGGCTCAATTTGCCATCGGCGGTGGGGACGCCGGGATTCTTGGTGTAGTAGGTCGAGCCGACCAGGCCCTTCTCCTCGCCCGAGAACAGCATCAGGAGCACGCTGGGCTCGGGGCGATCTCCCCGGTCGATGCGGCGCTTGAGCGCGGCGCCGACTTCCAGGACGCCCGCGCTGCCGCCGGCGTTGTCGTTGGCGCCGGGGTAGACCTTGCCGCTCCAGCCGATACCGATGTGGTCCTTGTGCGCCCCGATCACCACGAACTTGTCGGCCGACTTGCCCGGGACCAAGGCGATGAGGTTCTGTGCGGTGCCCTTGAACGACCAGTGCGTGAAGTCCTGCCGGGCCGTGGCGAAGCCCAGTCCCTTCAGGTACTCCTCGGCGTAGCGCGTGGCTTCGTGATCGCCCTCCGACGCCGAGTCGCGGCCCTTGAGCTCCGGAGCCGACAGGAAGGCGGCGTGGGCGTGCGCGGCCCTGGCGTCGATCTCGATCGGCGGCGGATCGTTGAAGGTGCGCAGGCCGCCTCCGCCCGTCTGATACGCTGGCGAGAAGGTGCCGCACCCGACGGACCCGGCCACCGCCAGCCCGATTGCCCAAACTCTTCTTTGCATCCCCATAACCTTTTTATAACATGACCGAGACCGCCCGCGGCCGCCTCCTCGTGCTGGGAGCGGCTCTGTGCTGGAGTTTCGGGGGACTTGGCATCAAGCTGGTCGAGGCTGACGCCTGGGCGATCGCCGGCTGGCGCTCGCTTTTCGCCCTGCCAGTGCTGGCCCTCGCCCTGCACGTCTTCGGCGGGCGCGGCGGCCGGGTGCCGGCCGCGCAGGTCCTGCGCCGGCCCCTGGTGTGGGCGGCGGCCGCCTCCTACGCCCTGATGATCGTGTCCTTCGTGGGCGCGGCGAAGCTCACGACCGCGGCCAACGCCATCTTTCTCGAGTACACCGCGCCGATCTACGTGTCGCTGCTCTCCTGGCGGTTGCTGCGCGAGCGCCTGCGGCCGGTCGACTGGATCGCGGTGGCATCGAGCGTTTGCGGCATGGCGTTGCTGCTAGGCGAAGGCGTCGCGCCGTCCGCCCGGGAGGGGAACCTCCTGGGCGTGGTGTCCGGAATCGCGTTTGCCGGCTTGCCGCTGTTTCTGCGCCTCGATCAACTGGCGGTGGCCCGCGAGCGGGGAACCGCCGAACTGGCGGCCGTGGCGCCGGTCTGGGCCATCGGCCTCGGGAACGTCCTGGCCGTGCTCGCCAGCCTGCCGTTGGCGCAGCATGGTCCCGCGCGGCCGTTCGACTGGGTGGTCCTGGCGCTGCTGGGCGTCTTCCAGATAGGCGTGGCCTACCTGCTCTACGCGGCCGGGGTCCGGCGCGTGCGCGCCCTGGAGGCCACGCTGGTGGCCGAGATAGAACCGGTGCTCAATCCCGTCTGGGTAGCGCTGGGCACCGGCGAGGTGCCGGGCGGGCTGGCGGTGGCCGGCGGAACGCTCATCCTCGGCGCGGTGGCGCTTCAGGCCGGAAGTTTCAGCAAGCGGGCGGCATTGTCGTAGAGCACCTTGCGGCGCAGATCCGGGCGATCCTCGGTGGCCAGCAGGATCTTCGCGAGGGCGATCGCCTGGTGGTAGAACGGCCAGTCCGAGCCGTACACGACGCGCTCCGGATCGGCCTGGGTCAGGATGGTCCGCACCCAGGAGAGCCCCTGGCTCGAGAGTTCCAGGACCACGTTGGGGTAGCGATGGCAAAGCTCCAGGGCCCGCTCCGCCTGCAGTGCGCCCGAGTGCCCCAGGATGAACGTCGTGCCCGGATTCTCGGCAATGGGCCGCTCGTACCAGCGCACCAGCGATAGGAAGCGGCCCACGACGGGCTCGATGCCCACCGGGCCGCAGTGCCAGAGCACCGGCACGCCGTGCTCGCCGCAGACCCGGTACAGGCGCCCCGCGCGGGGATCGTCGGGCCGCACCATCTGCACCGCGGGATGGAGCTTGATGCCCCGCGCGCCCCTGGCCACCTGCTCGCGGAGCCGCTTCTCGGGAGCCAGGCTGTACGGGTGCACGCTGCCGAAGCCCACCAGTCGGGATTGCCCCGCGGCCGCCGCCAGGTACACACCGGCGTTGTCGGAGATTCCCGGCAGGTCGATCGGCAGCAGGACCGAGTGGGCGATGCCCATTTCGTCCATCTCGGCCACGAGGTTGGCCGCGGTGTGGGTACGGCGCATCCCGCCGGGCCCGAAGGACCGCATCGTCAGGTCCCGCTTCATCCCCCCAAGCTGCGCCCGGGTGAAGTTGCGGTTGACGTAGACCTCGAAATCGAGCGGGTTGTGAACCGGCAGGTAGTGCTCGGTGCACGCGTGCCGGACGCCGAGATCGACCTGGAACGGCCGCACGTAGCCCAAGGCCAGGTGCGTGTGCATGTCCACGACCGGTCCGATGCCGCGATCGCGCAGCGCGACCCGCCCCTCGTCCGCGGCTTCGAACCACGGGAGGCGCGCCAGGTCTTGCAGGTTCTTGAAGCGAGCCATGCCGATCCCCTATGATGCGCCACATGTTAGCCATCGATCTCACCGGCAAGCGCGCCTTTGTGGCGGGAGTCGCCGACGACGCGGGTTTCGGCTTCGCCATCGCCAAGGCGCTCGCCGAGGCGGGAGCGACGGTGTGCTTGGGCACCTGGCCCCCGGCGCTGGGCATCTTCTCGAAGCTCCTCGGCCGCGGGAAACTTGACGAGTCGCTGGCGCTGGCGGGCGGCGGCAAGCTGGAGTTCGAGCGCATCTACCCGCTGGACGCGGAGTTCGACACCTACGAGGACATGCCCGGACACCTGCGCGAGGACCGGCGCTACGCCGAGTACGGCGACGTGAGCCTGGACGGCCTGGTCAAGCGGCTGGAGGCCGATTTCGGTTCGCCGGCCCTGGATATCGTGGTCCACAGCCTGGCCAACGGCCCGGAGGTCAAGAAGGACCTGGTCGACACCAGCCGGCGCGGCTACCTGGCGGCCGTGAGCATCAGCGCCTACTCCAACGTGGCCCTCGTTTCTCGCCTGGGACCGCTCATGCGCCCGGGCGGCTCGTTCGTGTCCCTCACCTACATGGCTTCCGAGCGGGCGATCCCGGGCTACGGGGGCGGCATGTCGACCGCCAAGGCCGCCCTGGAGAGCGACACGCGCGTGCTGGCCTGGGAGGCCGGGCGTCGCTGGGGGCACCGGGTCAACGTCATCTCGGCCGGCCCCCTGGCCAGCCGGGCCGCCACGGCCATCGGCTTCATCGAGAAGATGATCGCCTACGCCAAGGTCAACTCGCCCCTACCCGAAGCCCTGGACGCCAGGGAGGTCGCCACCACCGCGGCGTTCCTCTGCAGCCCCCTGGCCGGCGGCATCACCGGGTCGATCGTCTACGTCGACAAGGGCTTCCACGCGATGGGCCTCGCCACCGAGTGGCCGGCGGTGATGGACGCGCCGGCTCCGGCGCCCGCGGTCTGACCATCTTTACCCAGCCTTAACCTCGCGACAACAATTCCTTCAATGACGGGGCGATAACTCCCTCGTGAAGACCCGCTTCGCCCTGGCCGCCATGCTCGCGACCGCCTGCGCCGCCCCCGGAGTGCCGGGGCCGGGCCTGCCGGCCGCCGCGCCGGCCGATTTGCTCGAAGCCGAGGCCGCGAGAGCGTTCTACGTCAGCGGCAGCAGCGTGGAGCGCCTGGGCGGCAGCCTCGCCTCGGTGCGGCCGGCCGTCCGCACCCCGGCAGCGCCCGAACTGTACCTGTCGCCGGCCAGTTGCCTCGGTCCGCTGGGGCCCCTGGGGGCGTACGGGCCCCTGGGCATGCTCGGGCCGATCGGCTCCAACGCCTGGAACCCCTCGGCCTGGATGGTGCCGGTGGGCGACTGGTCGGCCTGGTCGCGCCGGATGACGGCATCGGGCGGCCCGCTGAGCGCGGACGGCCCGCTGGGCCCCGGGGGCCCGCTGTCGGACGAGGCCTACTCCCGCTGGTTGCCCGGCATCAACGACTTCGGCAAGCAGTTGCAGGCCGGCGGCGTCTGGTCGGTGCTCGGTCCCCTGGGACCGCTGGGGCCCCTCGGACCGCTC
This DNA window, taken from Candidatus Tanganyikabacteria bacterium, encodes the following:
- a CDS encoding gamma-glutamylcyclotransferase, yielding MLEGARFVAEARTAPRYELLDLGAFPAMADGGKTAVAGEVYAVPPDLLPVLDRYEDCPHLYRRVAIDLADGSKALAYLVRRERLAPRFAPIPGGDWLARG
- a CDS encoding prepilin-type N-terminal cleavage/methylation domain-containing protein, yielding MIRKTRAGFTLIEVTLAIVIGVIIIAGAVLVYNQAKASAGNSRAQSKVSALQQLIEESASANAGQYPSRLDDINVWWKKKRPDDWNKSPWGGVIGTDFKPGDADLGNGVANRTETDKFQFTGFATHPASGSAADAQKAPHPTMVGGMVYDYDQENKTWSYGTAFSAGDLSTHGRKTVKGYAVYICDQTGAFPYFVSGGKP
- a CDS encoding M28 family peptidase, whose protein sequence is MQRRVWAIGLAVAGSVGCGTFSPAYQTGGGGLRTFNDPPPIEIDARAAHAHAAFLSAPELKGRDSASEGDHEATRYAEEYLKGLGFATARQDFTHWSFKGTAQNLIALVPGKSADKFVVIGAHKDHIGIGWSGKVYPGANDNAGGSAGVLEVGAALKRRIDRGDRPEPSVLLMLFSGEEKGLVGSTYYTKNPGVPTADGKLSPIGLKQIKGMVALDVIANGQPDKFDTDTAGATSPELRAEIERLAARYRMTTQFRSFVEHRPHGVHAQELPPGATSDHAAFRRAGIQAVLFYAEPLHKYLHHPDDTVQERDRFQKDPDNVFNDAKLAKLAQLGLDQALAWGTGRK
- a CDS encoding DMT family transporter translates to MTETARGRLLVLGAALCWSFGGLGIKLVEADAWAIAGWRSLFALPVLALALHVFGGRGGRVPAAQVLRRPLVWAAAASYALMIVSFVGAAKLTTAANAIFLEYTAPIYVSLLSWRLLRERLRPVDWIAVASSVCGMALLLGEGVAPSAREGNLLGVVSGIAFAGLPLFLRLDQLAVARERGTAELAAVAPVWAIGLGNVLAVLASLPLAQHGPARPFDWVVLALLGVFQIGVAYLLYAAGVRRVRALEATLVAEIEPVLNPVWVALGTGEVPGGLAVAGGTLILGAVALQAGSFSKRAALS
- a CDS encoding amidohydrolase family protein, which produces MARFKNLQDLARLPWFEAADEGRVALRDRGIGPVVDMHTHLALGYVRPFQVDLGVRHACTEHYLPVHNPLDFEVYVNRNFTRAQLGGMKRDLTMRSFGPGGMRRTHTAANLVAEMDEMGIAHSVLLPIDLPGISDNAGVYLAAAAGQSRLVGFGSVHPYSLAPEKRLREQVARGARGIKLHPAVQMVRPDDPRAGRLYRVCGEHGVPVLWHCGPVGIEPVVGRFLSLVRWYERPIAENPGTTFILGHSGALQAERALELCHRYPNVVLELSSQGLSWVRTILTQADPERVVYGSDWPFYHQAIALAKILLATEDRPDLRRKVLYDNAARLLKLPA
- a CDS encoding enoyl-[acyl-carrier-protein] reductase, with amino-acid sequence MLAIDLTGKRAFVAGVADDAGFGFAIAKALAEAGATVCLGTWPPALGIFSKLLGRGKLDESLALAGGGKLEFERIYPLDAEFDTYEDMPGHLREDRRYAEYGDVSLDGLVKRLEADFGSPALDIVVHSLANGPEVKKDLVDTSRRGYLAAVSISAYSNVALVSRLGPLMRPGGSFVSLTYMASERAIPGYGGGMSTAKAALESDTRVLAWEAGRRWGHRVNVISAGPLASRAATAIGFIEKMIAYAKVNSPLPEALDAREVATTAAFLCSPLAGGITGSIVYVDKGFHAMGLATEWPAVMDAPAPAPAV